One window from the genome of Schistocerca piceifrons isolate TAMUIC-IGC-003096 chromosome 1, iqSchPice1.1, whole genome shotgun sequence encodes:
- the LOC124734241 gene encoding uncharacterized protein LOC124734241, which translates to MSRVLLLVLAGSYLVVFCVPHATAQDDTKPIVQDDYDGDDYYADALTYQLPRAGDGEEEEPDISAIFALKTFSSDGSSPDGSEGTNTEQASRKGAAAHPGLARTAAHAEARTAGKARTAHKLRTAAKARAAANKAGRAAAKAAGTHHQ; encoded by the exons ATGTCGCGCGTCTTGCTGCTGGTGCTCGCAGGATCCTACCTGGTTGTGTTCTGCGTGCCACACGCCACGGCTCAAGACGACACCAAGCCGATTGTACAAGACGATTATGACGGCGACGACTACTACGCTGACGCTTTGACATATCAGTTACCTCGGGCGGGTGATGGAGAAGAGGAGGAGCCCGATATCAGCGCAATCTTCGCCCTTAAAACGTTCAGCAGCGATGGATCGTCGCCGGACGGATCCGAGGGCACAAATACTGAACAGG CGTCACGGAAAGGAGCAGCTGCACATCCCGGCCTCGCCAGGACAGCGGCTCATGCCGAAGCCAGGACAGCAGGCAAAGCCAGAACAGCTCACAAATTGAGGACTGCCGCCAAAGCCAGGGCAGCTGCCAATAAGGCTGGCAGAGCAGCGGCGAAGGCTGCCGGGACACACCACCAGTGA